The DNA segment ATCATAATGTTAGCCAAGTACGAGTAGGTAAAAACATTGAAGTGATATTAGAAGCAGATAACCAAGAAGCTGCACAAAGACAAGTAGAGGAAATGTCTAAATCTTTTTTAGCTAACTTGATTGTGGAAGACTTTGAGGTAGTAGTACAACCTTTGGAAAGTTAGAATATGGAATTTTTAGATACTCTCAATCCTGCGCAAAAGCAAGCTGTCATAACTACGGATGGACCTATAATGGTTATTGCAGGGGCAGGTTCGGGTAAAACGCATGTACTGACTTGTCGTATTGCTTACATGCTAAAATATTTTAATCAACACCAAAAAAGAGTTGAGCCTTTTAATATACTAGCGCTTACTTTTACGAACAAAGCAGCCAAAGAAATGCGAGAGCGGATTGAAAAAATGGTTGGACCCTCAGCACAAAGTATTTGGATGGGAACATTTCACTCTATTTTTGCTCGTATTCTTCGCATGCATGCTGAAAAAATAGGCTATACGCGAGATTTTGCAATTTATGACCAAGAGGATGCCCAAGGCTTGATTAAAAATATTCTCAAAGAGCTTAAAGTTGATGAAAAAATATTCAAGCCGTCTTATATCCATCATCGCGTTTCTATGGCTAAAAACATGTTAATTACAGCATCAGAATATGAGCAATATGTGCGCGATGAATGGTCAGAAAAAACCTTTCAAGTCTATAAAATATACGAACAAAGGCTCAAAGCAGCAAATGCAATGGATTTTGATGACCTGCTG comes from the Bacteroidia bacterium genome and includes:
- the purS gene encoding phosphoribosylformylglycinamidine synthase subunit PurS yields the protein MKFIAQIKVMPLKNILDPQGKAVQAGLKNIGHHNVSQVRVGKNIEVILEADNQEAAQRQVEEMSKSFLANLIVEDFEVVVQPLES